From Ancylobacter pratisalsi, one genomic window encodes:
- a CDS encoding efflux RND transporter periplasmic adaptor subunit codes for MLQKSESGWTASASKRRRRRRWPVFVLLAALAAGGGYYYYTTTAHAPAPQYQTAQVELGDIETTVTAIAKMQPKNYVDVGTQVSGQLRTIHPDVGAVVKKDDLLAEIDPTVYQTRVAGDRASLDNLRAQLAQADAQLTLDKLRNERAQDLLVRQSGSRDAADAAEATMRISTAKIDALKAQIAQTQATLDGDLANLGYTKIYAPMDGTVVSITAREGSTLNANQSAPIVLRIADLQTMTVTAQVAEGDIPKITLGTPVYFSTLGLPDRRWRGEVRQIEPTPTIVNDVVLYNVLIDVPNEDLMLMTDMTAQVFFRLGEAKGVPLVPTQAIRRGRGGISTVRVLTATGPQERTIKTGLSNRTVTQVIEGLAPGDTVITGVAAGAAAPAGRPRMPPRLG; via the coding sequence ATGCTCCAGAAATCCGAGAGCGGCTGGACCGCTTCCGCGTCAAAGCGACGTCGCCGGCGCCGCTGGCCGGTATTCGTGCTGCTGGCGGCACTCGCGGCGGGCGGCGGATACTACTATTACACCACAACGGCCCACGCGCCGGCCCCGCAGTACCAGACCGCGCAGGTCGAGCTCGGCGACATCGAGACCACGGTCACGGCCATCGCCAAGATGCAGCCGAAGAACTATGTCGATGTTGGCACACAGGTCTCCGGTCAGCTTCGCACCATCCATCCCGATGTTGGCGCGGTGGTGAAGAAGGACGATCTTCTCGCCGAGATCGACCCGACGGTCTATCAGACCCGGGTCGCCGGCGACCGCGCCAGCCTGGACAATCTGCGCGCCCAGCTGGCCCAGGCCGATGCCCAGCTCACTCTCGACAAACTACGCAACGAGCGGGCGCAGGACCTTCTCGTGCGCCAGTCCGGCAGCCGCGATGCCGCCGACGCCGCCGAAGCGACGATGCGTATCTCGACGGCCAAGATCGACGCGCTGAAGGCCCAGATCGCCCAGACCCAGGCCACGCTGGACGGGGATCTCGCCAATCTCGGCTACACCAAGATCTACGCGCCCATGGACGGCACGGTGGTGTCGATCACCGCCCGCGAAGGCTCGACGCTAAACGCCAACCAGAGCGCGCCCATCGTGCTGCGCATCGCCGACCTCCAGACCATGACAGTGACCGCGCAGGTGGCGGAAGGCGACATTCCCAAGATCACCCTTGGAACGCCCGTTTATTTCTCCACGCTCGGCCTGCCGGACCGGCGCTGGCGCGGCGAGGTGCGCCAGATCGAGCCGACCCCGACCATCGTCAATGATGTCGTGCTCTACAATGTGCTGATCGATGTGCCCAATGAAGACCTGATGCTGATGACCGACATGACCGCGCAGGTGTTCTTCCGCCTCGGCGAGGCGAAGGGCGTGCCGCTGGTGCCGACACAGGCGATCCGCCGGGGCCGCGGGGGCATCTCCACCGTGCGTGTGCTTACCGCCACCGGGCCGCAGGAGCGCACCATCAAAACCGGGCTGTCGAACCGCACCGTGACGCAGGTCATTGAGGGGCTGGCGCCGGGCGACACGGTTATTACCGGCGTGGCGGCTGGCGCCGCGGCTCCGGCCGGGCGCCCGCGCATGCCGCCACGTCTGGGCTGA
- a CDS encoding MacB family efflux pump subunit yields the protein MDEATFQEDRSGQEVPQEASEAGTRPIIELIDVSRIYPNGESVVRALDRVSLAIQPGEFVAIMGQSGSGKSTLMNIVGCLDRPSSGTYRVDGVDVSALDADALAGLRCSTFGFVFQRYNLLPSLTAAENVEIPAIYAGAPYEERFERSHLLLERLGLGERTEHRPGQLSGGQQQRVSIARALMNAAPVILADEPTGALDTRSGEDVLALLKELNREGHTVILITHDPDVADHARRIVRFQDGCIVADERRMPEPTRPALPATRAPRRHGLARFLPDLAEAVRMAFASMHSSVFRTALTLLGIVIGVASVITMLAVGDGGKAQVLERIAQIGTNLLIVRPGAPGIRSSGDNATLLPEDAEALKAIPGISAVAPERTGRYTLRFGAEDYYTSVTGTSADYLAARDWPIARGVMFTEEDVRAYAPVIVLGQTVATNLFGDDEAVGHYVLVKNVPYEVIGVLSARGANAFGQDQDDAALIPASTGFVRVFGRRFLNSITVKVENADDIPAVEQEVTRLLTQRHQTQDFQVRNTSQFLETATETQNTLTLVLGCVAAISLLVAGIGVMNIMLVSVTERTREIGIRMATGARMSNIMLQFNTEALVVCSVGGIAGVALGIGTALGLEAMGVSIALSLMPPLLAFGCAFLTGLVFGYLPARKAAGLDPVVALAYE from the coding sequence ATGGACGAGGCGACCTTTCAGGAGGACAGGTCAGGCCAGGAAGTGCCGCAGGAGGCATCCGAGGCCGGGACGCGCCCGATCATCGAGCTCATTGACGTCAGCCGCATCTACCCCAATGGGGAGAGTGTGGTGCGCGCGCTGGACCGTGTGTCGCTGGCCATTCAGCCCGGCGAGTTCGTCGCCATCATGGGACAGTCGGGTTCCGGCAAGTCGACGCTGATGAACATCGTCGGCTGCCTCGACCGCCCGTCCTCGGGAACCTACCGGGTCGACGGGGTGGATGTGTCGGCGCTCGACGCCGACGCGCTGGCGGGCCTGCGCTGCTCGACCTTCGGCTTCGTGTTCCAGCGCTACAACCTGTTGCCCAGCCTGACTGCGGCGGAGAATGTCGAGATTCCGGCGATCTATGCCGGCGCACCGTATGAAGAACGGTTCGAGCGTTCGCACCTGCTTCTGGAGCGCCTGGGGCTGGGCGAGCGCACCGAGCACCGGCCGGGCCAGCTTTCCGGTGGGCAGCAGCAGCGGGTCTCCATTGCCCGCGCGCTGATGAACGCGGCGCCGGTGATCCTCGCGGACGAGCCGACCGGCGCGCTCGATACGCGCAGCGGCGAGGATGTGCTGGCCCTGCTGAAAGAACTGAACCGGGAGGGCCACACGGTCATTCTCATCACCCATGATCCTGACGTGGCCGACCATGCCCGGCGCATCGTGCGCTTTCAGGACGGGTGCATCGTGGCCGACGAGCGTCGCATGCCGGAGCCCACCCGCCCGGCACTGCCGGCCACGCGCGCGCCGCGCCGGCATGGTCTGGCGCGCTTCCTGCCCGATCTCGCCGAAGCGGTGCGCATGGCGTTCGCCTCCATGCACAGCTCCGTCTTCCGCACCGCGCTGACGCTGCTGGGCATCGTGATCGGTGTCGCCTCAGTGATCACCATGCTGGCGGTGGGGGATGGCGGCAAGGCGCAGGTGCTGGAGCGCATCGCGCAGATCGGGACCAACCTGCTGATCGTGCGTCCGGGTGCGCCGGGCATACGCTCCTCCGGCGATAACGCGACCTTGCTGCCGGAGGACGCGGAAGCGCTGAAGGCGATACCGGGCATCAGCGCGGTCGCGCCCGAGCGCACGGGCCGCTACACGCTGCGCTTCGGAGCCGAGGATTATTATACCTCGGTGACAGGAACCAGCGCCGACTATCTCGCCGCGCGGGACTGGCCGATCGCCCGCGGGGTGATGTTCACCGAGGAGGATGTCAGGGCCTATGCGCCGGTGATCGTGCTGGGCCAGACGGTGGCGACCAATCTGTTCGGCGACGATGAGGCCGTCGGGCACTATGTGCTGGTGAAGAACGTGCCCTATGAGGTGATTGGTGTGCTCTCGGCGCGTGGCGCCAACGCCTTCGGCCAGGATCAGGACGATGCCGCGCTGATCCCCGCCTCCACCGGATTCGTGCGGGTTTTCGGCCGCCGCTTCCTCAACTCGATCACCGTGAAGGTCGAGAATGCCGACGACATTCCCGCCGTCGAGCAGGAGGTGACCCGCCTCCTCACCCAGCGCCACCAGACCCAGGACTTCCAGGTGCGCAACACCTCACAGTTCCTTGAAACCGCAACCGAGACCCAGAACACGCTCACGCTCGTGCTGGGCTGCGTCGCTGCGATCTCGCTGCTGGTGGCCGGCATCGGGGTGATGAACATCATGCTGGTCAGCGTGACCGAGCGTACCCGTGAGATCGGCATCCGCATGGCGACCGGCGCACGCATGAGCAACATCATGCTTCAGTTCAACACCGAGGCGCTGGTGGTGTGTTCTGTTGGCGGGATTGCCGGCGTCGCGCTCGGGATCGGCACCGCACTTGGACTGGAAGCGATGGGCGTCTCCATTGCGCTGTCGTTGATGCCTCCGCTTCTGGCCTTCGGCTGCGCCTTCCTCACCGGCCTCGTCTTCGGCTACCTGCCCGCCCGCAAGGCGGCAGGCCTCGATCCGGTGGTGGCGCTGGCCTATGAATAG
- a CDS encoding 4-(cytidine 5'-diphospho)-2-C-methyl-D-erythritol kinase → MFRPVAAMDPDLMPVETPPLRERAPAKVNLSLRVVGRRDDGYHELASVVAFAGVGDRLELMPGPRLELVLSGPVRAALMGEADNLVLRAARELGARVPGLVTGRFILDKRLPVAAGIGGGSADAGAALRLLARANAMGLDDPRLFAAALATGSDVPACLASRSCLMAGRGEEIMPLALPRFGAVLVNPRVPVATSAVFKALGLTPGARVGTPNLPPPGGQRELLAFLRREPNDLEAPARVLAPVLDQVDAALRAAPEVRLVRMSGSGATMFALFDDCHGAARAARIVAAAHPGWWVKSTVLG, encoded by the coding sequence ATGTTCCGACCTGTCGCCGCGATGGATCCAGACCTCATGCCCGTCGAGACACCGCCGCTGCGCGAACGCGCGCCGGCCAAGGTCAACCTGTCGCTGCGGGTCGTCGGGCGCCGGGACGACGGCTATCACGAACTCGCGAGCGTGGTGGCTTTCGCCGGGGTGGGCGATCGCCTGGAGCTGATGCCGGGCCCGCGGCTCGAACTGGTTCTGTCCGGTCCGGTCCGGGCGGCGCTGATGGGCGAGGCGGACAATCTCGTGCTGCGCGCCGCGCGGGAACTCGGTGCCCGCGTGCCGGGGCTGGTCACGGGCCGCTTCATTCTCGACAAACGGTTGCCGGTCGCGGCGGGTATCGGCGGAGGCTCGGCCGACGCTGGCGCGGCGCTGCGGCTGCTGGCGCGCGCCAACGCGATGGGCCTGGACGATCCGCGCCTGTTCGCGGCGGCGCTCGCCACCGGGTCCGATGTGCCGGCATGTCTTGCCAGCAGGTCCTGCCTCATGGCGGGGCGCGGCGAGGAGATCATGCCGCTCGCGCTTCCTCGTTTCGGCGCCGTGCTGGTCAATCCCCGCGTTCCTGTCGCGACAAGTGCGGTGTTCAAGGCGCTTGGCCTCACCCCGGGTGCCCGCGTGGGCACGCCGAACCTGCCCCCGCCGGGTGGGCAGCGCGAACTCCTGGCTTTTCTGCGCCGCGAACCGAATGATCTCGAGGCGCCCGCCCGGGTGCTGGCACCGGTGCTGGATCAGGTCGACGCCGCGCTTCGGGCCGCGCCTGAGGTGCGGCTGGTGCGCATGTCGGGCTCCGGGGCGACGATGTTCGCGTTGTTCGACGATTGCCACGGGGCGGCGCGTGCGGCCAGGATCGTCGCCGCCGCGCATCCCGGCTGGTGGGTGAAGTCCACCGTGCTGGGCTGA
- a CDS encoding polyprenyl synthetase family protein, with protein MAVVLPFDPSADVSAEPSLEGIVSLVRADMERVNTLILSRTGSDVAMIPEVATHLISSGGKRLRPMLTLATADLSGYQGEGDVKLAASVEFMHTATLLHDDVVDDSEMRRGKLAARMLWGNEASVLVGDFLLGQAFRMMIEVGSMHALDILSTAAVVIAEGEVAQLAASKNTATSEDDYLAVIRGKTAELFAAACEVGPVLADRPKVEQSACRSYGMNLGIAFQLIDDALDYGGSQVKLGKNVGDDFREGKITLPVLLAFRRGNEQERNFWRRCLEEGEIKDGDLEHAMELLASHKSLTATVDRAIHYGAMAKDALGLFPDGTAKRALLDTVEFCISRAR; from the coding sequence GTGGCCGTTGTTCTTCCTTTTGATCCCTCTGCGGACGTTTCCGCCGAGCCTTCGCTCGAGGGTATCGTCTCCCTGGTCCGCGCCGACATGGAACGCGTGAACACGCTGATCCTGTCGCGCACAGGTTCTGACGTGGCGATGATTCCGGAAGTGGCGACCCACCTCATTTCCTCGGGCGGCAAGCGGCTGCGGCCGATGCTCACCCTGGCGACCGCCGATCTCTCGGGCTACCAGGGCGAGGGCGACGTCAAGCTCGCCGCCTCGGTGGAGTTCATGCACACCGCCACGCTGCTGCACGACGATGTGGTCGACGACAGCGAGATGCGGCGCGGCAAGCTCGCCGCGCGCATGCTGTGGGGCAACGAGGCGAGCGTTCTCGTCGGCGACTTCCTGCTCGGTCAGGCCTTCCGCATGATGATCGAGGTCGGCTCGATGCACGCGCTCGACATCCTTTCCACCGCTGCGGTGGTGATCGCCGAGGGCGAGGTCGCCCAGCTCGCCGCTTCCAAGAACACCGCGACCAGCGAGGACGACTATCTCGCCGTCATCCGTGGCAAGACCGCCGAGCTGTTCGCCGCCGCCTGCGAGGTCGGCCCTGTGCTTGCCGACCGGCCGAAGGTGGAGCAGTCCGCCTGCCGCAGCTACGGCATGAATCTGGGTATCGCCTTCCAGCTCATCGACGACGCGCTCGACTATGGCGGCTCTCAGGTCAAGCTGGGCAAGAATGTCGGCGACGATTTCCGCGAGGGCAAGATCACGCTCCCCGTGCTGCTCGCCTTCCGTCGCGGCAACGAGCAGGAGCGCAATTTCTGGCGCCGCTGCCTTGAGGAAGGCGAGATCAAGGACGGCGATCTCGAACACGCGATGGAGCTTCTCGCCAGCCACAAATCGCTGACCGCGACCGTGGACCGGGCCATCCATTACGGCGCCATGGCCAAGGATGCCCTCGGCCTGTTTCCGGACGGCACCGCCAAGCGCGCGCTGCTCGACACGGTCGAGTTCTGCATTTCGCGGGCGCGCTAG
- a CDS encoding RNA-binding protein, which translates to MTSAAGSLATPPEETDAGPISARREPDHEPERLCIASRTVRPASAMIRFVVAPDGQVVPDIAGRLPGRGAWVSADRSALAEALKRKAFGRAFRGKGRTDPALPELVDQLLEKDVLAALGLANKAGQVVTGYMKVADALDGNRKGAPVGVLVHASEAGADGVAKIDAQARKALALTGREIVRIHSLPGPQLDLALGRANVVHAALLAHPTSARFLARVRRLEGWRAS; encoded by the coding sequence GTGACCAGCGCTGCGGGTTCCCTCGCCACTCCGCCTGAGGAAACCGACGCCGGACCGATTTCGGCCCGGCGCGAGCCTGATCACGAGCCGGAGCGCTTGTGCATCGCCAGCCGAACCGTTCGTCCGGCTTCCGCGATGATCCGCTTCGTCGTCGCGCCCGACGGGCAGGTGGTGCCGGACATTGCCGGACGTCTGCCCGGGCGCGGGGCCTGGGTCAGTGCCGACCGCTCGGCGCTCGCCGAGGCCTTGAAACGCAAGGCCTTCGGCCGTGCCTTTCGCGGAAAGGGCAGGACCGATCCGGCCCTGCCGGAGCTGGTTGACCAGCTCCTGGAGAAAGATGTGCTCGCCGCTCTCGGCCTCGCCAACAAGGCGGGACAGGTGGTGACGGGCTATATGAAGGTCGCCGATGCCCTCGACGGCAATCGCAAGGGCGCCCCTGTGGGCGTTCTCGTGCACGCAAGCGAGGCCGGCGCGGACGGTGTCGCCAAGATCGACGCGCAGGCCCGCAAGGCCCTCGCGCTGACAGGACGGGAAATCGTCCGAATACACAGTTTGCCGGGACCACAATTGGACTTGGCGCTGGGGCGGGCAAATGTGGTACATGCTGCGCTGCTCGCGCATCCGACGAGCGCGAGGTTTCTTGCGCGTGTGAGAAGACTCGAAGGCTGGCGCGCTTCGTAA
- a CDS encoding tRNA1(Val) (adenine(37)-N6)-methyltransferase produces the protein MTPPDQEITDDALIGGRLHLLQPARGHRAGHDAVLLAASVPPGARRVVDLGAGVGTAGLAVALRLPLARVTLVEIDPAIAALAARNAGRQDPDMAERVQVVTADVATLARPSGPPVPLAGGADLVLMNPPFNDPARHRISPRAGRARAHSAEDDSMEAWLRAADRLLEASGELRLIHRPEAIGTLIELLHRRAGAVSIRPVHGRPDTPAIRVLVSAIKGRRTPPAILPGLVLADTQGRPTPEAERLLRGGGGLDEH, from the coding sequence GTGACGCCGCCGGACCAGGAGATCACCGACGACGCCCTGATCGGGGGCCGCCTGCACCTGTTGCAGCCGGCACGCGGGCACAGGGCCGGGCATGATGCGGTGCTGCTCGCGGCCAGTGTGCCGCCCGGCGCCCGCCGGGTCGTCGATCTTGGCGCCGGGGTCGGTACGGCGGGCCTCGCGGTTGCGCTGCGCCTGCCGCTGGCACGTGTCACCCTGGTCGAGATCGATCCCGCCATCGCCGCGCTGGCGGCGCGCAACGCCGGGCGCCAGGACCCGGACATGGCGGAGCGCGTCCAAGTCGTCACCGCCGACGTCGCGACCCTCGCCCGCCCTTCAGGCCCGCCTGTTCCGCTGGCGGGAGGGGCCGATCTGGTGCTGATGAACCCGCCCTTCAACGACCCCGCGCGGCACCGCATCTCGCCCCGCGCCGGGCGTGCCCGCGCGCACAGCGCCGAGGATGACAGCATGGAGGCGTGGCTGCGCGCCGCGGACCGGCTTCTGGAGGCCAGCGGCGAGCTGCGGCTGATTCACCGTCCGGAGGCGATCGGCACGCTGATTGAGTTGCTGCACCGGCGCGCTGGCGCCGTGTCCATCCGCCCGGTCCATGGGCGTCCGGACACGCCGGCGATCCGGGTGCTGGTGAGCGCGATAAAGGGCCGGCGCACGCCGCCGGCGATTCTTCCCGGCCTTGTGCTCGCCGACACGCAGGGTCGTCCCACCCCGGAGGCCGAACGCCTGCTGCGTGGCGGCGGCGGGCTGGACGAGCACTAA
- a CDS encoding YnfA family protein, whose translation MRTPIFFVLAAFAEIAGCFAFWAVAREGVSALWLAPGLVSLIAFAALLTQVDASAAGRAFAAYGGVYIAASLCWLWAVEGFRPDRWDFLGGAVCLIGAAIVVFGPRG comes from the coding sequence GTGCGAACACCGATTTTCTTTGTGCTTGCGGCCTTCGCCGAAATTGCCGGCTGCTTCGCCTTCTGGGCGGTGGCGCGCGAGGGCGTAAGCGCGCTGTGGCTGGCGCCGGGCCTCGTCAGCCTGATCGCCTTTGCCGCGCTGCTGACGCAGGTTGATGCGAGCGCGGCCGGTCGCGCCTTCGCCGCCTATGGCGGGGTCTATATCGCCGCGTCGCTGTGCTGGCTGTGGGCGGTGGAAGGGTTCCGCCCGGATCGCTGGGACTTTCTCGGTGGCGCGGTCTGCCTGATCGGAGCCGCGATCGTGGTGTTCGGCCCGCGCGGCTGA
- the nusA gene encoding transcription termination factor NusA, whose amino-acid sequence MAVVSANRLELLQIADAVAREKSIDRSIVIAAMEDAIAKAARSRYGAETDIHAEINPRTGELRLARHLLVVDQVENSATEIDIIGARRLNPAAQSGDSIADTLPPFDFGRIAAQSAKQVIVQKVREAERDRQYDEYKDRIGEVINGAVKRVEYGNVVVDLGRGEASLRRDELLPREVFKVGDRIRAYVYDVRREPRGPQIFLSRTHPQFMAKLFAQEVPEIYDGIVEIKAVARDPGSRAKIAVSSRDSSVDPVGACVGMRGSRVQAVVNELQGEKIDIIPWSSDFATFIVNALAPAEVVKVVLDEDRERIEVVVPDAQLSLAIGRRGQNVRLASQLTGWDIDILTEAEESERRQKEFAERSKMFAEALDLDEMMGQLLASEGFATLEELAYVPLAELASIEGFDEDTAQELQNRALGHLAQVEADLDARRLELGVEDELRDVPGVTSPMLVAFGENDIKTVEDLAGCATDDLTGWSERRDGEVVRTPGALEGFQLSREDAEAMIMQARVKAGWIDASELETAEAEEVEAEVEGEDNV is encoded by the coding sequence ATGGCCGTGGTCAGCGCCAACCGGCTCGAACTGCTGCAGATCGCCGATGCGGTCGCGCGGGAGAAATCGATCGACCGGAGCATCGTCATAGCCGCCATGGAGGACGCGATCGCCAAGGCGGCGCGATCGCGTTATGGCGCCGAGACCGACATCCATGCCGAGATCAATCCGCGCACCGGCGAGCTGCGTCTCGCCCGCCACTTGCTGGTGGTTGACCAGGTCGAGAACTCGGCGACCGAGATCGACATCATCGGCGCGCGCCGGCTGAACCCGGCGGCGCAGTCCGGCGATTCCATCGCCGACACCCTGCCCCCGTTCGACTTCGGCCGTATCGCCGCCCAGTCGGCCAAGCAGGTCATCGTGCAGAAGGTGCGCGAGGCCGAGCGCGACCGTCAGTATGACGAGTACAAGGACCGCATCGGCGAGGTCATCAACGGCGCGGTCAAGCGCGTCGAATACGGCAACGTGGTTGTCGACCTCGGCCGCGGCGAAGCCTCGCTGCGCCGCGACGAGCTGCTGCCGCGCGAAGTGTTCAAGGTCGGCGACCGCATCCGCGCCTACGTCTATGACGTGCGCCGCGAGCCGCGCGGACCGCAGATCTTCCTCTCGCGCACCCATCCGCAGTTCATGGCGAAGCTGTTCGCGCAGGAAGTGCCGGAAATCTACGACGGCATCGTCGAGATCAAGGCGGTCGCCCGCGACCCCGGTTCGCGCGCCAAGATTGCGGTGTCCTCGCGTGATTCCTCGGTGGATCCGGTCGGCGCCTGCGTCGGCATGCGCGGCTCGCGCGTGCAGGCCGTCGTGAACGAGCTGCAGGGCGAGAAGATCGACATCATCCCCTGGTCGTCCGACTTCGCGACCTTCATCGTCAACGCCCTCGCCCCCGCCGAAGTGGTCAAGGTCGTGCTGGATGAGGACCGTGAGCGTATTGAAGTCGTGGTTCCCGATGCCCAGCTAAGTCTGGCGATCGGCCGCCGCGGCCAGAATGTGCGCCTCGCCTCGCAGCTTACGGGTTGGGACATCGACATCCTCACCGAGGCCGAGGAAAGCGAGCGGCGTCAGAAGGAATTCGCCGAGCGCAGCAAGATGTTCGCCGAAGCGCTCGATCTCGATGAGATGATGGGCCAGCTTCTGGCCTCCGAGGGCTTCGCGACCCTGGAAGAGCTGGCCTATGTGCCGCTTGCCGAGCTCGCGAGCATCGAAGGTTTCGACGAGGACACGGCGCAGGAGCTGCAGAACCGCGCCCTCGGCCATCTGGCGCAGGTCGAAGCCGATCTCGACGCGCGCCGCCTCGAACTCGGCGTCGAGGACGAACTGCGTGACGTGCCGGGCGTGACCTCGCCGATGCTGGTGGCGTTCGGTGAGAACGACATCAAGACGGTCGAGGACCTTGCCGGCTGCGCGACCGACGATCTGACCGGCTGGTCCGAGCGCCGGGATGGCGAAGTGGTTCGCACCCCCGGCGCGCTGGAGGGCTTCCAGCTCTCCCGCGAGGATGCCGAGGCCATGATCATGCAGGCCCGCGTCAAGGCGGGCTGGATCGACGCTTCCGAGCTGGAGACGGCCGAGGCGGAAGAAGTTGAAGCCGAGGTGGAAGGCGAAGACAACGTCTGA
- a CDS encoding DUF2007 domain-containing protein: MRELLRTNDVVLLSAIGALLDSARIGHVVLDEHMSVLEGSIGLLPRRLLVEEDMIGRARSLLCEAGFGPALAGD; the protein is encoded by the coding sequence ATGCGCGAACTGCTTCGAACCAATGATGTCGTCCTGCTTTCCGCCATCGGCGCGCTTCTGGATAGCGCGCGGATCGGCCATGTGGTGCTCGACGAGCATATGAGCGTCCTCGAGGGCTCGATCGGCCTGCTGCCCCGGCGTCTGCTGGTGGAGGAAGACATGATCGGGCGTGCCCGCTCCCTGTTGTGCGAGGCCGGGTTCGGTCCCGCGCTGGCGGGCGATTGA
- a CDS encoding S49 family peptidase encodes MATESFFAPLRRLVDPLLPARMRAGTPVVPVVRLNGAIGLSSPLRPGLTLSGISKALDRAFAVKGAKAVALAINSPGGAPAQSHLIYRRIRLLAEEKELPVIAFVEDVAASGGYMLACAADEIIADPFSIVGSIGVVSAGFGFDRVLDKIGVDRRVYTAGERKVMLDPFQPEKAEDIERLKALQKEIHDSFTGLVRQRRADVLSGDSETLFSGEFWSATHAQELGLVDAIGDLRGFLRARYGDKVQTPLIEPRSGLFGRRLPGITAIDGAGGGLASQIGAGVTDNLIGAAQERALWSRYGL; translated from the coding sequence ATGGCAACAGAATCCTTCTTCGCTCCGCTGCGCCGCCTTGTCGATCCCCTCCTGCCGGCGCGGATGCGCGCCGGGACCCCGGTGGTGCCGGTGGTCCGGCTCAATGGGGCCATCGGGCTGTCGAGCCCGCTGCGGCCGGGGCTCACTCTTTCCGGGATTTCGAAGGCCCTCGACCGCGCCTTCGCGGTGAAGGGCGCCAAGGCGGTGGCGCTGGCGATCAATTCGCCCGGCGGCGCGCCGGCGCAGTCCCATCTCATCTACCGCCGCATACGCCTGCTGGCGGAAGAGAAGGAACTGCCCGTCATCGCGTTTGTGGAGGATGTCGCGGCCTCGGGCGGCTACATGCTGGCCTGTGCCGCCGACGAGATCATCGCCGACCCGTTTTCCATCGTCGGATCGATCGGCGTTGTCAGCGCCGGGTTCGGATTCGATCGTGTGCTGGACAAGATCGGGGTCGACCGCCGCGTCTATACCGCCGGCGAGCGCAAGGTGATGCTTGATCCCTTCCAGCCGGAGAAGGCCGAGGATATCGAGCGCCTGAAGGCGCTGCAGAAGGAAATACACGACAGCTTCACCGGGCTGGTGCGCCAGCGCCGTGCCGATGTGCTGAGCGGGGATAGCGAGACGCTGTTCTCCGGCGAGTTCTGGTCCGCCACCCATGCGCAGGAACTTGGCCTTGTCGACGCCATCGGCGATCTGCGCGGCTTTCTGCGGGCGCGCTATGGCGACAAGGTGCAGACACCGCTGATCGAGCCGCGCAGCGGATTGTTCGGGCGTCGCCTGCCGGGCATTACCGCGATCGATGGTGCGGGCGGCGGGCTGGCCTCGCAGATTGGCGCCGGCGTCACCGACAATCTCATCGGTGCCGCGCAGGAGCGCGCCCTGTGGAGCCGCTACGGTCTTTGA
- the rimP gene encoding ribosome maturation factor RimP, with amino-acid sequence MSEQEAHAADAGVPAVSVESRLDEPRLVTESGPAARVAGIIGPVLQGLGFRLVRVRISGGENLTLQIMAERPDGSFGIDECEAASRAISPVLDVEDPISGAYNLEMSSPGIDRPLVRISDFERWAGHDVKIEMAVPLDGRKRFRGILVGSRGSSAVIRVPDAPADTPDTFALPIADIGEARLVMTDALIREALRRDKALREGAGIDEADIDTADLGDTPEEGEDADGNVAVRIVPPKKMPIRGKQKAKAMLKPKGAAKPGNKSNAKRKSHAKEMH; translated from the coding sequence ATGAGCGAACAGGAAGCACACGCAGCTGACGCCGGCGTTCCGGCAGTAAGCGTCGAATCGCGCCTCGACGAGCCGCGCCTCGTGACCGAGTCGGGTCCCGCCGCGCGTGTCGCCGGCATTATCGGCCCCGTGCTCCAGGGCCTGGGCTTCCGGCTGGTACGGGTGCGGATTTCCGGCGGAGAAAATCTCACCCTGCAGATCATGGCCGAGCGGCCCGACGGCTCCTTCGGCATCGACGAATGCGAGGCCGCGAGCCGCGCCATCTCGCCGGTGCTGGACGTCGAGGACCCGATTTCCGGCGCCTACAATCTGGAAATGTCCTCGCCGGGCATTGATCGGCCGCTGGTGCGCATCAGCGATTTCGAGCGCTGGGCGGGCCACGACGTAAAGATTGAGATGGCCGTGCCGCTTGACGGGCGCAAGCGCTTTCGCGGCATCCTCGTCGGCTCCAGGGGCAGTTCTGCGGTGATCCGGGTGCCGGACGCCCCTGCGGACACGCCCGACACCTTCGCCCTGCCCATCGCCGATATCGGCGAGGCCCGCCTGGTGATGACCGACGCGCTGATCCGCGAGGCGCTGCGTCGTGACAAGGCGTTGCGCGAAGGCGCGGGTATCGACGAAGCCGACATCGACACCGCCGATCTCGGCGACACGCCCGAAGAGGGCGAGGACGCCGACGGGAATGTCGCCGTCCGCATCGTGCCACCGAAGAAGATGCCGATTCGCGGCAAGCAGAAGGCCAAGGCCATGCTGAAGCCCAAGGGCGCCGCGAAGCCCGGCAACAAATCCAACGCCAAACGCAAGTCCCATGCGAAGGAGATGCACTGA